Proteins from a single region of Psilocybe cubensis strain MGC-MH-2018 chromosome 3, whole genome shotgun sequence:
- a CDS encoding putative GPI-anchored cupredoxin (putative GPI-anchored cupredoxin ARB_05732-1) → MVFITSFVGAAALLSGFAAALPRPDSSINEPAVSAPDGTPITDTSSPQATSVSTSSSYGSSNSGSSYGSGSSYGSSGYGSSNYGSGSSYGGSSGGSSGWDSSSSYGSGSGSYGSSGGSYGSESNYGGGSNWDSSSSASWATSTALSTSTSSAWQSYSTPSYGSGNSNWGNSGYNDCVQQCIASYGNLPSPYTPTATNTANYGSGATHTVIVAPTQGVLRYVPFAVNASVGDTIKFMWGANNHTVTKSSELTPCNKTSDNLFTSGTQNQGFVFTQVVNTTDPVFFYCGTPTHCQKGMFGIINPPNAFAAPSSVSSMMPALAANNSDVAAYASYTSKQTSGNAAASSWGNNIDMSSLPEWSHSYVAENVMYTRTFLAQNAEVIKDDGSIDLSAGGSTPLMIPQDLSAALASAAPAASSAPAAPAASSPSTASAAPETSGNPSSSGAIATSSSKIAVGLVAAFATFMML, encoded by the exons ATGGTTTTCATCACGTCTTTCGTTGGAGCTGCTGCTCTCCTTTCCGGCTTCGCTGCCGCTCTCCCCCGCCCCGATAGCTCTATCAACGAGCCCGCCGTATCGGCTCCTGATGGCACCCCCATTACCGATACCTCATCCCCTCA GGCAACCTCTGTTTCCACCTCATCCAGCTATGGCTCTTCGAACTCTGGTTCCAGCTACGGTTCCGGCTCCAGCTATGGTAGCTCTGGTTATGGCAGCTCCAACTATGGTAGCGGTTCCTCCTATGGGGGTTCTTCCGGTGGTTCGTCTGGCTGGGACTCGAGCTCCAGCTATGGTTCAGGAAGTGGGAGCTATGGTTCAAGCGGCGGAAGCTACGGGTCAGAGTCCAACTACGGAGGTGGTTCTAACTGGGATTCCTCCAGCTCTGCTTCGTGGGCGACCTCCACCGCTCTGTCAACTTCTACCTCGTCTGCGTGGCAGTCTTACTCCACCCCTTCTTATGGATCGGGTAATTCTAACTGGGGGAACTCTGGATACAACGACTGTGTTCAAC AATGCATTGCTTCTTATGGCAACCTCCCTTCGCCATACACTCCCACTGCCACCAATACTGCGAACTACGGTTCGGGCGCCACCCACACCGTTATCGTTGCGCCCACTCAGGGTGTCCTCCGCTACGTTCCCTTCGCCGTGAATGCTTCCGTCGGTGATACTATCAAGTTCATGTGGGGTGCCAACAACCACACCGTCACCAAGTCTTCCGAGCTTACCCCTTGCAACAAGACTTCGGACAACCTCTTCACATCGGGAACTCAAAACCAGGGCTTCGTCT TTACGCAAGTCGTGAACACCACCGACCCAGTCTTCTTCTATTGCGGAACCCCCACCCACTGCCAAAAGGGAATGTTCGGAATCATCAACCCTCCCAATGCTTTCGCTGCTCCATCATCTGTCTCTTCCATGATGCCTGCTCTTGCTGCCAAC AACTCTGACGTCGCCGCGTACGCTTCGTACACCAGCAAGCAGACCTCTGGCAATGCGGCTGCTTCCTCCTGGGGTAACAACATTGACATGAGCTCCCTCCCCGAGTGGTCCCACTCCTACGTCGCCGAGAACGTCATGTACACTCGTACTTTCCTTGCCCAGAATGCCGAAGTTATCAAGGATGATGGTTCAATCGATCTCAGCGCCGGTGGCTCTACCCCTTTGATGATCCCTCAGGACCTCAGCGCCGCTCTTGCCAGTGCTGCACCCGCTGCCAGCAGCGCTCctgctgctcctgctgcTAGCTCTCCCTCCACCGCCAGCGCTGCGCCTGAGACCTCTGGCAACCCTTCCAGCAGTGGTGCTATCGCAACATCCTCCTCTAAGATTGCCGTCGGCCTCGTTGCTGCCTTCGCCACTTTCATGATGTTGTAA
- a CDS encoding Sulfide:quinone oxidoreductase, mitochondrial, with protein sequence MLSASLARGIRQASKPTALQSRSATTASSSQKFKVLVVGGGSAGLSVAQQIYNRFQAAGKSLAAGDIGIVDAAENHYYQPGWTLVGSGLLPKTDFSRPLASLIPAHIAHIPENVKSFSPNSSTVTTTSGRDISYDTLVVAAGLQTNFDGIAGLPAALEDPNSGVSTIYSYKTCDKVWTDIENLKSGKAVFTQPAGIIKCAGAPQKIMWMAWDRFRRTGRQDISVNFYTGMPTMFSVKKYSDALDALRQERGVGGYFGHNLVSIDSGNRKATFKKADDGSEVTVDYSLLHVTPPMGPLNVFKGSPIADAAGWVPVNKATLQHDKPEFSNVFAIGDCSNLPTSKTAAAITAQAPVLTENLFSFVDTGKVAIAEYDGYTSCPLLTGYGELMLAEFKYGLETKESFSDFFDQKKSNRFFYHLKKDVFPYAYWNYMVKGTWFGSKGLSKPEF encoded by the exons ATGCTGTCCGCAAGTCTTGCCCGAGGAATCCGCCAGGCGTCGAAACCGACCGCTTTGCAAAGTAGATCGGCGACAACTGCCTCGAGTTCGCAGAAATTCAAGGTGCTGGTCGTCGGGGGAG GTAGTGCCGGATTGTCTGTTGCACAACAGATATATAACAGATTTCAAGCTGCTGGAAAATCTTTAGCTGCTGGTGATATCGGCATTGTGGACGCAGCTGAGAACCATTATTACCAA CCAGGGTG GACCCTTGTCGGCTCCGGATTGCTCCCAAAGACTGATTTCAGTCGTCCATTGGCTTCCTTGATCCCGGCTCACATCGCTCACATTCCCGAAAACGTCAAATCATTCTCCCCGAATTCGTCAACAGTCACAACAACCAGCGGAAGAGATATTTCTTATGACACCCTTGTCGTCGCCGCCGGACTCCAAACAAACTTCGATGGGATTGCGGGTCTGCCAGCTGCTTTGGAAGATCCAAACTCTGGGGTTTCCACAATCTATTCCTACAAAACCTGCGACAAGGTTTGGACCGACATCGAAAACTTAAAATCAGGGAAGGCTGTTTTCACCCAACCCGCTGGAATCATCAAGTGCGCTGGAG CACCTCAAAAGATAATGTGGATGGCTTGGGATCGGTTCCGAAGAACGGGACGCCAGGACATTAGCGTCAATTTTTACACCGGGATGCCTACCATGTTTAGCGTGAAAAAGTACTCTGATGCTCTCGATGCACTCAGGCAGGAGCGTGGCGTCGGTGGATACTTTGGACATAACCTAGTTTCTATCGACTCAGGAAACCGCAAGGCCACTTTCAAAAAAGCAGACGATGGTTCAGAAGTCACCGTTGATTATTCGCTACTTCATGTAACGCCACCAATGGGTCCTCTTAACGTGTTCAAAGGTTCACCTATTGCTGACGCCGCAGGATGGGTGCCAGTCAATAAGGCGACTCTGCAACACGACAAGCCCGAGTTCAGCAatgtctttgccattggtgaTTGCTCAAATCTACCCACGTCAAAGACAGCGGCGGCTATCACTGCTCAAGCACCAGTTTTGACTGAGAATTTGTTTTCTTTCGTCGACACCGGGAAAGTCGCGATCGCTGAGTACGATGGTTATACCAGCTGCCCT CTCCTGACTGGATACGGTGAACTCATGCTCGCTGAATTCAAGTATGGATTAGAGACTAAAGAGTCGTTCAGCGACTTCTTCGATCAGAAGAAGAGCAATAG ATTTTTCTACCATTTAAAAAAG GATGTCTTCCCATATGCGTACTGGAATTATATG GTCAAGGGTACATGGTTCGGATCGAAGGGGTTGAGCAAACCAGAATTTTAG
- a CDS encoding Inner nuclear membrane protein SRC1 produces MWEINTLIVGVPHVTYDAKELDLDRNLRLDLVLEATFLADTAFLGTASIQLIQGALTLAAMSRLTSAQVISLGDYLEPDFDPASLTVSQLLGVLGYHNIAYPTPYTKPKLIQVFNNEVKTRAKKFKKERIKKENSIASEEGITDGITGQPLAGRSKLPAPVARRTSRRLSQIPKDEDSSPTRPEPPKRRRSSAQPVLGGSSKRVAQSQVTLIEESEPEEEQPVRKVGRTKKLSGGEDSGWEDNNIFQSGAEDSSPARPSPIRPRASRASGIPRKTRKSTSAPPQPLDSPLRPTNLPDHIPRSPPQSPFRPSLPPIPTFGRTQPEKVRFTPVREFSPAEHTKPEHPQALQRAPEVEQHDNVDESPKDSDSQIDEAISRIMSEEMHDVDVYPSAEPSAPVNRLARGVVWALIFASLFGIYSYKSESASIGFCERGSNTSQALDNILFDRAAKEACQRRNSLLQNSSQPHEELAKGYEDCGLPPLVPIPHPSSCTSCPDHASCSQFEVTCDSGYLLKPHILLSFIPVSPSRSSLTTSYVPQLSEGFFKAVSIATDGFPGFGSVGLPPRCVEDPQRRRHIGAMGKSIESRLAKERGKRVCRGDHTTPVSDSQAQLDEAVKWGVEENQLREFYRKTASPKVLPQFDEMFDKAIQQLTEWGGVFIGQDADGKRYIANKTPEMSWQCIVAVKSRETWAVWRTTVIASVVSILAILGGRLRLTQKQKENRRIAGLVQVALDTLRNQEMAHYTDPISAPQPYLSSIQLRDLVLQEEHSVPTRRRLWERVERVVESNANVRANLEEIEGGDETRVWRWVGSTGRTPGRRGVHEVEAGG; encoded by the exons ATGTGGGAAATCAACACGTTGATTGTGGGTGTGCCACACGTGACCTATGATGCAAAGGAACTCGACTTAGATCGGAACTTAAGGCTTGACCTTGTACTTGAAGCCACCTTCCTTGCGGATACAGCTTTTCTGGGAACTGCCTCTATCCAACTCATCCAGGGT GCTTTAACTCTTGCGGCCATGTCACGATTGACTTCGGCGCAAGTCATTAGTCTGGGCGACTATTTGGAGCCCGACTTTGACCCAGCATCACTCACTGTGTCACAACTTCTTGGTGTTTTGGGATACCATAATATCGCATATCCAACTCCTTACACCAAGCCAAAGCTTATTCAAGTTTTCAATAATGAAGTCAAAACTAGGGCGAAAAAGTTCAAGAAAGAACGCataaaaaaggaaaataGTATTGCAAGCGAAGAAGGGATCACGGATGGAATTACAGGACAACCATTAGCTGGCAGGTCGAAA CTCCCAGCACCGGTGGCTAGGCGAACGTCTCGTCGCCTTTCACAAATACCAAAAGATGAGGATAGCTCACCCACAAGGCCCGAACCC CCCAAACGACGGAGATCATCCGCTCAACCTGTGTTAGGCGGATCGTCAAAAAGAGTGGCACAATCTCAGGTAACCCTGATTGAGGAGAGTGAACCAGAAGAAGAGCAACCCGTAAGGAAAGTAGGCagaaccaagaaattg TCTGGGGGGGAAGATAGCGGATGGGAGGATAACAACATCTTTCAATCTGGTGCTGAAGATTCCTCACCAGCTCGGCCATCTCCAATTCGTCCCAGAGCGTCTAGGGCTAGTGGAATACCTCGCAAAACACGTAAATCGACATCTGCACCTCCGCAACCGTTGGACTCTCCTCTTCGCCCAACTAATCTCCCCGATCATATTCCACGCTCCCCACCGCAATCTCCCTTCCGTCCCTCACTTCCGCCTATTCCAACCTTTGGACGAACACAACCGGAAAAAGTCCGTTTTACGCCCGTCCGCGAATTCTCTCCAGCCGAACACACCAAGCCTGAGCACCCCCAAG CTCTCCAACGAGCACCCGAAGTGGAACAGCATGACAACGTTGACGAATCTCCGAAAGATAGTGACAGTCAAATCGACGAAGCTATTTCTCGGATTATGTCCGAAGAAATGCATGATGTGGATGTATACCCGAGTGCAGAACCATCGGCTCCCGTAAATCGATTGGCCAGGGGTGTTGTATGGGCACTTATTTTTGCATCACTTTTTGGAATCTACAGTTACAAGTCAGAATCCGCGTCAATAGGCTTCTGTGAAAGAGGAAGTAACACTAGCCAAGCGCTCGACAATATCTTGTTTGATCGAGCGGCCAAGGAAGCTTGTCAAAGACGGAACTCTCTGCTTCAAAACTCATCTCAGCCACACGAAGAGCTCGCGAAAGGGTATGAAGATTGCGGACTACCTCCTTTGGTCCCCATTCCTCACCCTAGTTCGTGTACCTCATGTCCAGACCATGCTTCTTGCAGTCAATTTGAGGTGACTTGCGATTCAGGGTATCTGCTGAAACCGCACATCTTGCTGTCGTTTATACCAGTGTCTCCGTCTAGATCTTCTCTTACGACTTCATATGTGCCACAGCTTAGCGAAGGGTTCTTCAAAGCTGTATCCATTGCTACAGATGGTTTCCCTGGCTTTGGAAGTGTTGGCTTACCACCTCGTTGCGTAGAAGATCCCCAAAGAAGGCGACACATTGGAGCAATGGGAAAGTCCATAGAATCACGGTTAGCAAAGGAAAGAGGAAAGCGCGTTTGTCGCGGAGATCATACCACACCTGTATCGGACTCTCAGGCCCAATTGGACGAAGCTGTTAAATGGGGTGTAGAGGAAAATCAATTAAGAGAATTTTACCGGAAAACCGCATCC CCCAAAGTATTACCTCAATTCGATGAAATGTTTGACAAGGCTATTCAGCAATTGACTGAATGGGGAGGTGTATTCATTGGCCAAGATGCAGA CGGGAAACGTTACATTGCCAATAAGACTCCCGAGATGAGCTGGCAGTGCATAGTTGCCGTTAAGTCTCGAGAGACATGGGCCGTATGGCGGACGACAGTCATCG CCTCCGTTGTCTCCATTTTGGCTATTTTAGGTGGACGACTTCGGTTGACGCAGAAACAAAAGGAAAATAGGCGCATTGCTGGTTTGGTGCAGGTGGCCTTGGACACTTTACGTAACCAGGAAATGGCACACTATACCGACCCTATTTCTGCGCCTCAGCCATATCTGTCCTCAATTCAGCTCCGAGACCTGGTGCTGCAAGAAGAGCACTCGGTTCCGACGAGAAGACGGCTATGGGAGCGCGTGGAGCGCGTGGTGGAAAGCAATGCGAATGTGAGAGCTAATCTAGAGGAGATCGAGGGTGGAGATGAAACTAGGGTTTGGAGATGGGTGGGAAGCACTGGCAGAACTCCGGGAAGACGAGGGGTGCACGAAGTGGAAGCTGGTGGTTAA
- a CDS encoding Tumor susceptibility gene 101 protein gives MESKSQTHVTITWMDLPTAAGEVRESAKAMALSITQRWLQQAVQPYPNHPRVYADTDALLAHAPTLRPKSDVYTFDDGRTQLLLCVHGLLPISYRQTGYNIPVAIWLPREYPREAPIVYVVPTTEMVVRPGRYLDVSGRCRIEYMQQWERKDEGCSLSALVDALQEYFSREPPVYAKPAVSRVVAQSPPPPPPLPAKPPSSATPNPVSIFTPAQPPPLPPHPVQSFRPAIPPPLLAPSHPVPPPPPPPPPPQLFASPHPPRPDPHHIPIPVPDLLDQDNDASAIPASFPAPPPRPPNPELLRLQSEVHRKLTAELNSLSQALAIDAERLRAQQADLLAGEPAIKDEMARLEAVRDVCRNVASRTSHAVHQAEANIAELRRKGDPEVDELVCATSIVHNQLINLIADDNAIEDTIYHLHRALNAGRIDLERFLRATRLLAEEQFMKRALIEKIQASTMSSPSVPSDWA, from the exons ATGGAAAGCAAGTCCCAGACCCATGTCACCATCACGTGGATGGATCTGCCCACGGCCGCAGGGGAAGTCCGCGAGTCTGCAAAGGCCATGGCGCTGTCTATTACCCAGCGATGGCTGCAGCAGGCCGTCCAGCCGTATCCCAACCACCCACGCGTCTACGCCGACACCGACGCGCTGCTCGCCCATGCACCGACACTGCGTCCCAAATCTGATGTCTACA CATTCGACGACGGCCGCACGCAGCTGCTGCTGTGTGTGCACGGACTGCTGCCCATCAGCTACCGCCAGACGGGGTACAACATCCCGGTGGCGATCTGGCTGCCGCGTGAGTACCCGCGAGAAGCGCCGATCGTGTATGTAGTGCCTACTACGGAGATGGTGGTGAGGCCCGGACGGTATCTCGATGTGAGCGGACGGTGCAGGATAGAGTATATGCAGCAGTGGGAACGGAAGGACGAG GGTTGTAGTCTATCTGCCCTCGTCGATGCTCTCCAGGAGTATTTTTCGCGAGAGCCGCCTGTGTATGCAAAGCCGGCTGTCAGTAGAGTCGTCGCCCAGTCGCCACCGCCCCCACCGCCTCTGCCTGCTAAACCACCGAGTAGCGCTACTCCAAATCCAGTCTCT ATATTTACACCAGCACAGCCTCCGCCGCTCCCACCTCATCCCGTACAGTCATTCCGTCCGGctattcctcctcctctgcttgccccatcccatccagtcccaccaccaccacctcctcctcctcctccacaattaTTTGCATCGCCTCACCCACCCCGGCCGGACCCTCATcacatccccatccccgTCCCAGATCTCCTTGACCAGGACAATGACGCGTCTGCCATCCCAGCTTCTTTCCCAGCACCACCGCCACGGCCCCCAAATCCTGAACTCCTCCGGCTCCAATCGGAGGTCCACCGCAAACTCACCGCAGAGTTAAACTCTCTCTCGCAGGCTCTCGCCATTGATGCCGAGCGGTTGCGCGCACAACAAGCCGATCTTCTCGCCGGCGAGCCCGCTATCAAAGACGAGATGGCGCGTCTTGAGGCTGTTCGAGATGTCTGTCGCAATGTCGCAAGTAGGACCAGCCACGCCGTTCACCAAGCAGAGGCAAATATTGCAGAGTTGCGTAGGAAAGGCGACCCCGAGGTCGATGAGCTCGTTTGTGCAACGAGCATAGTCCACAATCA GCTCATAAACCTAATTGCGGACGACAACGCGATCGAAGACACCATTTACCATCTACACCGAGCCCTCAATGCCGGTAGAATAGATTTAGAACGTTTCCTTCGG GCCACCCGTCTCTTGGCGGAGGAGCAGTTCATGAAACGTGCACTCATAGAGAAGATTCAGGCCAGTACCATGTCGTCACCGTCCGTCCCTTCTGATTGGGCCTGA
- a CDS encoding Conidiophore development regulator abaA — MTSSRASSSAIKKHDNSPPSITPQRKHRKLLKDGSGTEVWPESIEKVFVQGLREYWDSPYATYSQSRGRSRWRNQFLVDYLAKQGIDRSKKQVASHIQVLRNMWKGEPEFHLVAGGDELYPEGDSPMAAPVKLEEYHDSNSLIPFEWDESDHLPSSNSVSPNFSPADSQSEFPPTPEQRPGHFPPEFGVIHPKLQGMPLDLSYAGHGLNSPSISPSGDFIQQLPHYGDASSPFAAQQAKYPAAPPVIQIPPSYQSRKTPTDPSSQTVMSATPTHYRYARNKVTSVFLQADGMTPFSVKVDALSHPQGLQPPLTLRVRLCVPTMNDARTPSTFHGFQSFVSLENVWSATSRCVTKVYGNNICISEETGYLNVTHINVGTVNAGLPESSLNRCRWLDASLSIVLTQEIIVDDETLLCMIYDLDRKSGPMPSATLLGFHKYRAADKGTPPTTASISPSPSTNLSFPHAGPYARPTSQPSLSYALTPTRYQ, encoded by the exons ATGACTTCCTCAAGAGCGTCCTCTTCAGCCATCAAGAAGCACGACAACTCGCCCCCCAGTATCACTCCCCAGCGCAAGCACAGAAAGCTCCTCAAGGATGGCAGTGGCACAGAGGTCTGGCCTGAGTCGATCGAAAAGGTTTTTGTTCAGG gTCTTCGTGAATATTGGGACTCTCCCTATGCTACCTACTCTCAGTCTCGCGGCCGCAGCAGATGGCGCAACCAGTTCCTCGTAGACTATCTCGCCAAGCAAGGCATTGACCGATCTAAGAAGCAGGTCGCAAGTCATATTCAGGTCCTGCGCAATATGTGGAAGGGGGAGCCAG AGTTCCACCTCGTAGCCGGAGGCGATGAACTATATCCAGAGGGTGACTCTCCCATGGCTGCTCCTGTGAAACTCGAGGAATATCATGACTCGAATTCCCTGATACCATTCGAGTGGGATGAGAGTGATCAtctcccctcctccaactccGTCTCCCCTAACTTTTCTCCCGCCGATTCCCAGTCAGAGTTCCCGCCTACCCCAGAACAGCGACCAGGCCACTTCCCGCCCGAGTTTGGTGTCATCCACCCAAAATTACAGGGCATGCCACTCGATCTGTCCTATGCGGGCCACGGTTTGAATAGCCCATCAATATCACCGAGTGGAGATTTTATTCAGCAGTTGCCCCACTACGGTGACGCGTCTTCGCCTTTCGCCGCACAGCAGGCCAAGTATCCCGCAGCACCGCCAGTCATTCAGATCCCTCCCTCTTACCAATCTCGCAAAACTCCAACCGACCCGTCCTCTCAGACGGTCATGAGTGCGACCCCGACGCATTACCGATATGCGCGCAATAAAGTCACATCGGTATTTTTGCAAGCCGACGGTATGACTCCTTTTTCGGTCAAAGTAGACGCCTTGTCGCACCCGCAGGGGCTTCAGCCGCCACTAACACTGCGGGTCCGACTTTGTGTCCCAACAATGAACGACGCCCGCACACCATCTACTTTCCATGGTTTCCAGAGTTTTGTTTCTTTGGAAAATGTGTGGAGTGCGACCAGTCGTTGCGTCACCAAGGTCTATGGCAACAATATTTGCATCTCAGAGGAAACCGGATATCTTAACGTCACTCACATCAACGTTGGAACAGTCAACGCTGGTCTGCCAGAATCCTCGCTGAACCGATGTAGATGGCTTGATGCTT CCCTTTCTATCGTTCTCACGCAAGAAATCATCGTGGACGATGAAACCCTTCTTTGTATGATTTACGACCTTGACAGAAAGTCCGGTCCCATGCCATCTGCGACGCTTTTGGGTTTCCACAAATATCGGGCGGCTGATAAAGGCACGCCTCCAACCACCGCATCAATCTCACCAAGCCCGAGTACCAACCTGTCCTTTCCCCACGCTGGGCCGTATGCCCGACCGACCTCCCAACCATCACTTTCCTATGCTCTAACACCCACGCGGTACCAATGA
- a CDS encoding Nucleolar complex protein 3-like protein (Nucleolar complex protein 3 homolog), which translates to MAGNTKGKRAAPSSQVEQIKASSKKRKLNDGKQKSVKASVKSKSAEPKKEKAADRGVIPIPNLSDDDVEISDQDMDVLAEFGGAASFLKSLDKKGIMRSKKETQRLHELNKPVRKPEVYDDLPSIDSHDEDEESWDSNMEDEDSEILSDEDDNHSIVAYSDKTAGSDEEMPYEINPRRLRQEPAKPTEIQRLPIKLADGKIQRTGIKAVIPASQEDIPSEPEESDSEAEERETPRWRVEDVSTGARFGRPAVVDVLKTNSRKAKIDMAKDQIAAICQEILADPENNLGLLRRLHTFSLKTVVTPTHPDPVPNDPIIRKLAVLSQLAVFKDVIPGYRIRALTETEKAEKVSQMVARTRDWEQGLVTVYQSYLRLLEGELKSHSELADTALHCMCTLLKEVTHFNFRLNLMTCIVARLSKKSWDASSELCSQTLIQVFREDLTGAASLEIVRLVNRMIKERHFKVHPNALSCLLSLRLRTELGVRASNTHADKPEAKKPKSGKAQKQEKVHLSKKAKKAYKEQKEIDKELREAGAEVDKEERKTTQTETLKLLFALYFRILKNPTPTPLLPAALSGISRFAHLVNIDFFKDLMQVLKDLIAIEEEAAMAYADLDAAGIQSAFIFRQLSCIVTAFELLSGQGEALNMDLTDFVNTLYSILLPLSFSPEMNAQPSTSTTSSSSSLGPKVYHQSVVDILFRALHLIFFSRTSGSTAPPARAAAFSKRLLSGALHWPTPAALRALEFVHGLLAKDSKLEAMLATEDRIYNGVYRADVDDPQLCHPFESSFWELHALHGRHFDPRVRQAAGVLLNYSAS; encoded by the exons ATGGCAGGCAATACCAAGGGAAAGCGCGCTGCACCATCCTCACAAGTTGAGCAAATTAAA GCATCATCTAAAAAACGCAAACTCAACGATGGGAAACAAAAAAGTGTGAAGGCTTCTGTCAAGTCGAAATCAGCTGAgccgaagaaagaaaaggcagCGGATAGAGGAGTTATCCCAATACCCAATCTGAGTGATGACGATGTCGAGATATCTGACCAGGACATGGATGTACTTGCTGAATTTGGTGGTGCTGCAAGTTTCCTGAAGAGTCTGGATAAGAAAGGTATCATGAG GAGTAAAAAAGAAACTCAGAGATTGCATGAACTGAATAAACCAGTTCGCAAGCCTGAGGTGTATGATGACCTACCGTCAATCGATTCgcatgacgaagatgaagaatcCTGGGACTCGAAcatggaagacgaagattCAGAAATATTGAGCGACGAAGACGATAATCATTCGATAGTCGCTTATTCTGACAAAACTGCAGGTTCTGATGAGGAAATGCCATACGAAATCAATCCTCGGAGACTGCGTCAAGAACCTGCTAAACCTACAGAGATTCAACGTCTACCTATCAAGTTGGCAGACGGGAAAATCCAACGGACAGGTATCAAAGCTGTTATCCCTGCTTCACAAGAGGATATTCCATCCGAACCGGAGGAAAGCGATTCAGAGGCGGAGGAACGGGAAACGCCACGCTGGAGAGTAGAAGATGTCTCAACTGGCGCACGTTTCGGACGGCCAGCCGTCGTGGATGTTCTGAAGACGAATTCTCGTAAAGCCAAAATCGATATGGCAAAGGATCAGATAGCTGCTATCTGTCAGGAAATTTTAGCGGACCCAGAAAACAAC CTTGGACTACTACGACGATTGCACACGTTCTCTTTGAAAACTGTCGTCACTCCAACACATCCTGACCCTGTTCCCAATGATCCCATCATTCGTAAACTCGCTGTCCTATCTCAATTGGCCGTCTTCAAGGACGTTATTCCTGGTTACCGGATACGAGCTTTGACTGAAACTGAAAAAGCCGAAAAGGTCAGTCAAATGGTAGCCCGGACTCGTGATTGGGAGCAAGGCTTGGTAACAGTCTACCAATCATATCTTCGACTTCTGGAAGGCGAGCTAAAAT CACACTCTGAGCTGGCCGACACTGCACTCCATTGTATGTGCACGTTACTCAAAGAGGTGACACACTTTAATTTTCGACTCAACTTGATGACATGCATCGTTGCACGCCTGAGCAAAAAATCCTGGGACGCG TCATCTGAACTATGCTCTCAAACTCTGATTCAAGTCTTTCGCGAGGATCTTACAGGCGCCGCATCTTTAGAAATAGTGCGTCTGGTGAATCGCATGATAAAGGAACGGCATTTCAAGGTTCATCCGAACGCCTTGTCATGTCTACTTTCCCTGCGCCTCCGGACTGAACTTGGCGTTCGCGCCTCTAACACCCACGCTGACAAACCAGAGGCGAAGAAACCCAAGTCCGGAAAGGCtcaaaagcaagaaaagGTTCATCTGAGCAAAAAGGCCAAAAAAGCCTACAAGgagcaaaaagaaattgATAAAGAACTTCGTGAAGCCGGAGCAGAGGTCGATAAGGAAGAGCGGAAGACGACT CAAACGGAAACGCTAAAACTCCTCTTTGCCCTCTATTTCCGTATTCTCAAAAACCCGACGCCAACGCCCCTTCTCCCAGCCGCGCTTTCTGGAATTTCCAGATTCGCACACCTGGTCAACATCGATTTTTTCAAGGATCTCATgcaggtgctgaaggatctGATCGCaatagaagaagaagctgcaATGGCCTATGCCGATCTCGACGCAGCAGGAATACAGTCAGCCTTCATCTTCCGACAGCTTTCGTGCATAGTCACCGCATTCGAGCTTCTGTCAGGACAAG GCGAAGCGCTGAACATGGATCTAACCGATTTTGTCAACACCCTGTACTCTATCCTGCTCCCTCTCAGTTTTTCCCCCGAAATGAACGCCCAgccatcaacatcaactacatcatcatcatcatcgctcGGCCCGAAAGTATACCACCAATCGGTCGTTGACATCTTGTTCCGTGCACTGCACTTGATATTCTTTTCCCGGACTTCCGGCTCAACCGCGCCCCCCGCACGCGCCGCTGCGTTTAGCAAGCGGCTACTCTCAGGCGCGTTGCACTGGCCGACCCCCGCCGCACTGCGCGCGCTCGAGTTCGTTCACGGATTGCTTGCCAAGGACAGCAAATTGGAGGCCATGCTCGCCACGGAGGATCGGATCTACAACGGCGTCTACCGTGCTGACGTGGATGACCCGCAGCTCTGCCATCCGTTTGAGTCGTCGTTCTGGGAGCTGCATGCACTGCACGGGCGCCACTTTGACCCGCGTGTACGTCAGGCTGCCGGGGTATTACTTAACTACAGTGCCAGTTAA